The genomic window GAGCGGGATCCGGAGATCGAAGCCTTGGTCCAGGAAATCAACCGGCTGCTCGATCGCGTCCAAGAAACCTTGGCCGAGGTCGACCGCGCCTCCGCGCGGATGGCGCACGAGCTCAAGCTCCCGCTCACCCTGGCACGCCTCCGGATGGAGCGAGTGGTCGAACGGGTCGATCCCGCCATCACCGAGCAGATCGAAGTGGAGCTCGACCGGCTCGGCCATCATCTCGATCGCGCCCTCCTCCTGGCGCGAGCCGAGAAGGGGGGGCTCGTCCTCCGCTGGGAGCGCCTCGACGTCAACGAGCTCTTGGAAGAGCTCCTGGAAGGCTTCCGGCTCCTCGCCGAAGCCGATGGCCGCACGCTCGAGACACGCACGGAGCCTGCGGAGGCCGACGCGGACCGGACCTACCTCAAGCAGATCCTCTACAACCTGGTCTCCAATGCGCTCCACCATGGACGAGGCCCCATCTTCCTCCGCCTTCGCCGCAACCCCGGTTGTGTCGTAGTTACCGTCGGGAACCGGATCAAGCGGAGCGGGGCCCGGGGGTCGGGACTCGGCGTGGGCAAGCGGATCGTCGCAGCCCTGGTTCAGAGCCACGGCAACATGCGAATCGCCTACCGGTCCTACCGCGAGTGGCACTGTACACGACTGACGATCTTCCCGAAGACGCTGCAAGGCTGAGGCTGAGTCATCCTGCCCCTGGGTCTCGCCGAGCTC from Methylacidimicrobium sp. B4 includes these protein-coding regions:
- a CDS encoding HAMP domain-containing sensor histidine kinase — protein: MNRRWLTLTAVFGLAFLGVSTIFHWAASAREARFLTTPEHRREMVQWEAAYALAMLSTFLGTALLVATAGRRPLRALRRQLALLDPQNPWQRAHADERDPEIEALVQEINRLLDRVQETLAEVDRASARMAHELKLPLTLARLRMERVVERVDPAITEQIEVELDRLGHHLDRALLLARAEKGGLVLRWERLDVNELLEELLEGFRLLAEADGRTLETRTEPAEADADRTYLKQILYNLVSNALHHGRGPIFLRLRRNPGCVVVTVGNRIKRSGARGSGLGVGKRIVAALVQSHGNMRIAYRSYREWHCTRLTIFPKTLQG